Below is a genomic region from Methanosarcinales archaeon.
AGCCCAGGGATTTTCGCGTATTGACAGGCATTGAAGTTGGCATGAAATACTATGAATGGGTGCCATTATCTGAAATATCCAAATATACCAAGATCACCGAGAGTGAACTCAATTATATATTGAAGGGATTAGGGATCAAAGGACTGCTGAAACATCAAACCGTACCCTATGAAGGATACCAGATATATTTTGAAGGATATGACCTGCTGGCGTTAAATGCACTGGTTAAACGGGGATCACTATCAGCTATCGGGGAAGAACTGGGTGTTGGCAAGGAATCGGTAGTCTATGAGGGATTACGTGATCTGGTGGGTGGTATCGGCCAGCAGCCAGTCATTATCAAGTTTCATAGGGAAGGACGTACAAGTTTCAAACAGGTAAAGCGGAATCGGGAACATCTGAAAGATATTTTCCACTTCTCCTGGATATATGCTGCACGACTGGCTGCCAAAAGGGAATTTGAAGCGCTTAAGAAGGTTTATCCAGATGTTAATGTTCCTGAACCAATTGATCACAACCGAAATGTTATTGTTATGGGTATT
It encodes:
- a CDS encoding serine/threonine protein kinase; this encodes MLNDIPAVFKSLEPRDFRVLTGIEVGMKYYEWVPLSEISKYTKITESELNYILKGLGIKGLLKHQTVPYEGYQIYFEGYDLLALNALVKRGSLSAIGEELGVGKESVVYEGLRDLVGGIGQQPVIIKFHREGRTSFKQVKRNREHLKDIFHFSWIYAARLAAKREFEALKKVYPDVNVPEPIDHNRNVIVMGIAEGGELSKTKVIEPEWYLDRIIEQIALAYSKEFVHADLSEYNIFVSDDKVTIIDWPQYVDVEQENADELLMRDISNILAFFNRKYGIVRDLSEVLDQVKR